A single region of the Chitinophaga niabensis genome encodes:
- a CDS encoding glycoside hydrolase family 3 N-terminal domain-containing protein, with protein sequence MKHFLVLGLTGLLLTANGQPGTGSQEKQQHKAKKTEKVKQGPTPADRWVDSVFNSLSHEERIAQLIMIRMHSNLGADHIAAVTADIRNNKIGGLVTFQGGPVRQAELVNRYQAISKVPLLVAVDGEWGLGMRFVDSVISFPRNLMLGAVQDTNLIYQVGKAIGEQCKRMGIQYNFAPVLDVNNNPNNPVINDRSFGEDKYRVAAHGVAMIRGMQDAGIMACAKHFPGHGDTDVDSHYDLPSINKTIAQLDSLELYPFRKAIEAGVGSIMIAHLYIPAIDNKANTPTSISYKTVTNLLQKDLGFDGLIVTDALEMKGISKYYTNGQESLQSLLAGNDLMELPSTSKGSIAAIAQSIKKGKVSKEEVYRRVKKVLRAKYDLGLAQLQTIDANNITNDLNAAVLPLKKKVSEEAITLLRNDNHLLPLSDTATSQKLAVVAVGVDGGNNTFVEAVKQYRPDADAYVFSSRQSEEQISSMVKRLKADYSSVIIAVQNYSRRPANDFGISRAEKAFINQLSEEMPAVTIAFGNPYAIRFFCDAPTVVAAYEDDSLTHRATAQVLFGKMEPKGKLPVTVCNNFHYGTGITSIIPPPPPPPLLETVAPETVGMNGVILARIDSLARDMIMKGAAPGCQVLALKDGKMVYNKNFGYYDYSQKEAVTSKSVYDLASVTKICATTLSVMRLYDEGKLNIDSTLGTYLTWVRGSNKEHLRLRDVLLHQAGLVSYIPFYKETIYENGWPDTMIYKAYQDSLHTLRVAEGLYMTPQYIDTIYRRILDSKLIPAGRQYIYSDNDFIFLGKIVEAITGKRLDNYVRETFYEPLGLMTTGFEPRSRLPLSQLVPTEFEDFFRVQWIRGDVHDPGAAMFGGVAGHAGLFSNATDLAVLLQMILNGGSFNGKAYIKPETIQYFSAYHSAISRRGLGFDKPEKDNATRKEPYPSKSASPATFGHTGFTGTCVWIDPQSKLVFVFLSNRVCPNGGSNNKISSLSVRANIMETLYQAML encoded by the coding sequence ATGAAGCATTTTTTGGTATTGGGGCTCACCGGGTTATTGTTAACCGCTAATGGGCAACCGGGAACAGGTTCTCAGGAAAAGCAACAACACAAAGCAAAGAAAACGGAAAAGGTTAAACAGGGACCAACACCCGCAGACCGATGGGTGGATAGTGTATTTAATTCTCTTTCTCATGAAGAGCGCATCGCCCAACTCATCATGATACGGATGCATTCCAACCTGGGTGCTGATCACATCGCAGCGGTAACAGCTGATATCAGGAATAATAAAATAGGGGGGCTCGTTACTTTCCAGGGAGGCCCGGTGCGCCAGGCAGAACTGGTAAACAGGTACCAGGCGATCAGCAAAGTTCCTTTGCTGGTTGCAGTGGATGGCGAATGGGGGCTGGGTATGCGGTTTGTAGACAGTGTGATCTCTTTCCCCCGGAACCTGATGTTAGGTGCTGTGCAGGATACCAACCTGATCTACCAGGTAGGTAAAGCGATCGGAGAACAATGTAAACGCATGGGCATCCAATATAACTTTGCTCCTGTACTTGATGTAAACAATAATCCCAACAACCCGGTGATCAACGACCGGTCTTTCGGAGAAGATAAATACCGCGTGGCAGCGCACGGCGTTGCGATGATCAGGGGCATGCAGGATGCAGGGATCATGGCCTGTGCCAAACATTTCCCCGGGCATGGTGATACAGATGTGGATTCTCACTACGACCTTCCTTCTATTAATAAAACCATTGCACAACTGGATTCACTGGAGTTGTATCCTTTCCGCAAAGCGATAGAAGCGGGTGTGGGATCCATCATGATCGCACATTTGTATATTCCGGCAATTGATAATAAAGCGAACACACCAACTTCCATCTCCTATAAAACAGTGACCAACCTGTTGCAGAAAGACCTGGGCTTTGATGGTCTGATTGTTACAGATGCACTGGAAATGAAGGGGATCTCCAAATACTACACTAACGGGCAGGAGTCTTTACAGTCTTTACTGGCGGGCAACGACCTGATGGAATTGCCTTCTACTTCAAAGGGCAGCATTGCCGCGATTGCACAATCCATCAAAAAAGGAAAGGTATCTAAAGAAGAAGTGTACCGCCGCGTGAAAAAAGTTTTACGCGCTAAATACGATCTGGGGCTTGCACAATTGCAAACCATTGATGCCAATAATATCACGAACGATCTCAATGCAGCGGTACTGCCTTTAAAGAAAAAGGTTTCCGAAGAGGCCATCACTTTATTGCGCAACGATAATCACCTGTTGCCGCTTTCCGATACTGCTACTTCCCAGAAGCTGGCAGTAGTGGCTGTTGGCGTGGATGGCGGTAACAATACATTTGTGGAGGCGGTAAAACAATACCGGCCGGATGCAGATGCATATGTGTTTTCTTCCCGCCAGTCTGAAGAGCAGATCTCTTCTATGGTAAAACGCCTGAAAGCAGATTATAGTTCAGTGATCATTGCTGTGCAGAATTACAGCCGCCGCCCTGCAAATGATTTTGGGATCAGCCGCGCGGAAAAAGCGTTCATCAATCAGCTCTCTGAAGAAATGCCAGCGGTGACCATTGCATTTGGTAACCCTTATGCCATCCGCTTTTTCTGCGATGCACCTACTGTTGTTGCTGCGTATGAAGACGACAGCCTTACACATAGGGCTACTGCCCAGGTACTCTTTGGCAAAATGGAACCGAAAGGAAAACTGCCGGTAACGGTTTGTAACAATTTCCATTATGGTACGGGCATCACTTCCATTATACCTCCTCCTCCGCCACCACCGTTGCTGGAAACAGTAGCGCCTGAAACAGTTGGTATGAATGGGGTAATACTGGCAAGGATCGATTCACTGGCCAGGGATATGATCATGAAAGGCGCTGCGCCGGGTTGCCAGGTTTTGGCCCTGAAGGATGGGAAAATGGTGTACAACAAGAACTTCGGTTATTACGACTATAGCCAGAAGGAAGCCGTTACTTCCAAATCAGTATACGACCTTGCTTCTGTTACAAAAATATGTGCCACCACTTTATCTGTGATGCGCCTGTATGATGAAGGAAAATTAAATATAGACAGTACACTCGGAACTTATCTCACCTGGGTAAGGGGCAGTAACAAAGAACACCTGCGCCTGCGCGATGTTTTGCTGCACCAGGCAGGGCTTGTATCTTATATCCCTTTTTATAAAGAAACCATTTATGAGAACGGATGGCCTGATACCATGATCTATAAAGCTTACCAGGATTCGCTGCATACTTTGCGGGTAGCGGAAGGGCTTTATATGACACCACAGTATATAGATACGATATACCGCAGGATCCTGGACAGCAAGCTGATCCCGGCCGGAAGGCAATATATCTACAGTGATAATGATTTTATTTTCCTCGGTAAGATCGTGGAAGCGATCACGGGAAAACGGTTGGATAATTATGTACGGGAAACATTCTATGAGCCGCTGGGACTGATGACCACAGGGTTTGAACCACGCAGCCGGTTGCCTTTATCGCAGCTGGTACCTACAGAATTTGAGGATTTTTTTCGTGTGCAGTGGATAAGAGGAGATGTACATGATCCGGGAGCAGCCATGTTTGGTGGTGTGGCCGGGCATGCCGGGCTTTTTTCCAATGCTACAGACCTGGCAGTATTGCTGCAGATGATCCTGAATGGCGGCAGCTTTAACGGGAAAGCCTATATTAAACCGGAAACGATACAATACTTTTCTGCCTATCATTCAGCGATCAGCCGTCGTGGACTGGGTTTTGATAAACCGGAGAAAGACAATGCGACCAGGAAGGAGCCTTATCCCAGCAAAAGCGCGTCACCCGCAACTTTTGGCCATACCGGATTTACCGGCACCTGCGTATGGATAGATCCGCAATCTAAACTGGTGTTTGTTTTTCTGAGCAACAGGGTTTGCCCGAATGGAGGGTCCAATAACAAGATCTCCTCGCTAAGTGTAAGGGCGAATATCATGGAAACGCTCTACCAGGCCATGTTATAA
- a CDS encoding adenylate kinase, producing the protein MVNLILFGPPGSGKGTQSANIIEKYGLIHLSTGDLLRSEIGGKTPLGLEAQKFMDQGLLVPDEVVIGMISSKLDANPEAAGFIFDGFPRTTAQAEALDKLLALKKTAIHTVLSLEVPEDELIRRLLERGLTSGRSDDASESIVKNRIVEYHNKTAPVADHYAKFGKFRKIKGDGTVEATFELLSKEIDELVSVRA; encoded by the coding sequence ATGGTCAATCTGATTTTATTTGGCCCTCCCGGTAGTGGGAAAGGAACCCAGAGTGCCAACATCATTGAAAAATACGGTCTGATCCACCTGTCAACCGGCGACTTGCTCCGTTCTGAGATCGGCGGCAAAACTCCTTTGGGCCTGGAAGCGCAGAAATTCATGGATCAGGGTTTACTGGTCCCGGATGAAGTAGTGATCGGTATGATCAGTTCCAAACTGGATGCTAACCCGGAAGCTGCCGGTTTTATCTTTGACGGCTTTCCACGCACTACCGCTCAGGCAGAGGCGCTGGATAAACTGCTGGCCCTGAAAAAAACGGCTATTCACACCGTGTTGAGCCTGGAAGTTCCTGAAGATGAGCTGATCCGCCGTCTGCTGGAACGTGGTCTTACCTCCGGCCGCAGTGATGATGCTTCTGAAAGCATTGTGAAGAACCGCATCGTGGAGTATCATAACAAAACGGCTCCCGTGGCTGACCACTATGCCAAATTCGGCAAGTTCAGAAAGATCAAAGGTGATGGCACGGTTGAAGCCACCTTCGAACTCCTGAGCAAAGAAATAGACGAACTGGTGAGCGTAAGGGCGTAA
- the obgE gene encoding GTPase ObgE → MENFVDFIRVFCKSGHGGAGSRHFMRTKFKAMAGPDGGDGGRGGHLILRGNAQLWTLLHLRWYKNVKAENGENGSGDNCTGAMGKDIVIEVPLGTIVRDEETGKVDAEILHDGEEVIFMPGGQGGRGNAYFKTATNQAPEHAQPGEPGQEGWKILELKVLADVGLVGFPNAGKSTLLSSITAATPKIANYAFTTLTPQLGMVEYRDDKSFCMADLPGIIEGAHEGKGLGHRFLRHIERNAVLLFVIPADSEDHGKEFRILKNELEQFNPELLDKQFLIAISKSDMLDDELKTAISAELPKDVPHVFISAVTQTGLQELKDVLWEALISEENKIS, encoded by the coding sequence ATGGAGAATTTTGTTGATTTTATACGGGTATTTTGTAAGTCAGGCCATGGTGGCGCAGGAAGCAGGCACTTCATGCGTACCAAGTTCAAGGCCATGGCAGGCCCGGATGGTGGAGACGGCGGCCGTGGTGGACACCTCATCCTGAGAGGGAATGCCCAGCTCTGGACCCTGCTGCATTTACGCTGGTACAAGAATGTAAAGGCCGAAAATGGCGAAAATGGCAGTGGAGATAACTGTACCGGCGCCATGGGTAAGGATATTGTGATAGAAGTACCCCTGGGTACCATTGTGCGGGACGAAGAAACCGGAAAAGTGGATGCTGAGATCCTGCACGATGGAGAAGAAGTGATCTTTATGCCCGGTGGCCAGGGCGGAAGGGGAAATGCTTATTTCAAAACCGCCACCAACCAGGCCCCTGAACATGCACAACCCGGAGAGCCCGGCCAGGAAGGCTGGAAGATCCTGGAGCTGAAAGTACTGGCAGACGTAGGGCTCGTTGGTTTCCCCAACGCCGGTAAATCCACCCTGCTTTCTTCCATCACGGCAGCAACACCCAAAATTGCCAACTACGCTTTTACCACCCTCACCCCACAACTGGGCATGGTGGAGTATCGTGATGATAAATCTTTCTGTATGGCCGACCTTCCGGGAATCATTGAAGGCGCCCATGAAGGCAAAGGATTAGGGCACCGCTTCCTCCGCCACATTGAACGGAATGCCGTACTGCTCTTTGTGATCCCCGCCGATAGCGAAGATCATGGAAAAGAGTTCCGCATCCTGAAGAACGAACTGGAACAGTTCAACCCCGAGTTGCTGGATAAACAATTCCTCATTGCCATCAGCAAAAGCGATATGCTGGACGATGAACTGAAAACCGCAATATCCGCTGAACTGCCAAAGGATGTACCTCATGTGTTCATCTCCGCCGTTACACAAACTGGTTTGCAGGAATTAAAAGATGTTTTGTGGGAAGCCCTCATCTCAGAAGAGAATAAGATCAGTTAG
- a CDS encoding ThuA domain-containing protein: MKKLLVVFFLFFIANSVAQTPKFKALVLTERGGGHEGFVAAALEWLNNYAKEQQFEIRVINRTDSINEAYLSQYKVFIQLNFPPYTWSKEAERAFVKYIEEGRGGWVGFHHATLLGEFDGYKMWDWFSQFMGGIRFKNYIAKRATATVHVEDKDHPVMQGLPESFSIPDDEWYTFDKNPRPNVKVLANVDETSYQPPSDIKMGDHPVIWMNEKMKARNVYFLMGHHANLLGSAEFKKMFANAILWAAGTTQ, translated from the coding sequence ATGAAAAAACTACTGGTTGTTTTTTTCCTTTTTTTCATCGCTAACAGTGTTGCACAAACGCCGAAGTTCAAAGCCCTGGTACTTACAGAACGCGGTGGCGGGCATGAAGGATTTGTAGCAGCCGCTTTGGAGTGGCTGAACAATTATGCGAAAGAGCAGCAATTTGAGATCAGGGTGATCAACCGTACGGATTCTATCAATGAAGCTTATCTGTCTCAATACAAAGTATTCATACAATTGAATTTCCCTCCCTATACCTGGAGTAAAGAAGCAGAGCGTGCTTTTGTCAAATATATAGAAGAAGGCCGTGGCGGATGGGTGGGTTTTCACCATGCTACTTTGCTGGGGGAATTTGACGGATATAAGATGTGGGATTGGTTTTCACAGTTCATGGGTGGCATCCGGTTCAAAAATTACATCGCGAAACGGGCTACGGCTACTGTGCATGTGGAGGATAAAGATCATCCTGTGATGCAAGGCCTGCCGGAATCTTTTTCTATCCCGGATGATGAATGGTATACGTTTGATAAAAACCCGAGACCGAATGTAAAGGTATTGGCGAATGTAGATGAAACCAGCTACCAGCCTCCTTCTGATATAAAAATGGGCGATCATCCTGTTATCTGGATGAATGAAAAGATGAAAGCAAGGAATGTGTATTTCTTAATGGGGCATCATGCCAATCTGCTGGGATCGGCTGAGTTCAAAAAGATGTTTGCCAATGCCATTTTATGGGCGGCTGGTACTACTCAATAA
- a CDS encoding DUF72 domain-containing protein has product MVPILIFSAVKAMRLHIGTSGWSYKEWKGRYYPEKLKPVQWLYFYSREFRCVEINSSFYHLPKAQTVLNWAQAVPEDFRFCPKMSRYVSHYQKLHDAADSLRLFFTIFDPIKDKLGPILIQLPAQVPFNREVAAPFFDLLVSVYGEYSFALEVRHESWLQPQSVELLQQYDISLVIAQSAMPFPYHERITAHDVYLRFHGPGKLYASRYDDATMLSYAKKCAQWMSGGHSIWVFFNNTFHGDALENARLLERYILECLQV; this is encoded by the coding sequence ATGGTACCAATATTGATCTTTTCAGCGGTAAAAGCCATGCGTTTGCACATCGGAACTTCGGGTTGGAGTTATAAAGAATGGAAGGGCCGTTACTATCCGGAAAAGCTGAAGCCGGTGCAATGGCTGTATTTCTATAGCCGGGAGTTCAGATGTGTGGAGATCAATTCCAGCTTTTATCATTTGCCAAAAGCCCAGACGGTTTTAAACTGGGCGCAGGCTGTTCCGGAAGATTTCCGGTTCTGCCCTAAAATGAGCCGTTATGTCAGCCACTATCAAAAACTCCATGATGCTGCGGATAGCCTGCGGTTGTTCTTCACCATTTTCGATCCCATAAAAGATAAGTTAGGCCCGATATTAATCCAGCTCCCGGCACAGGTTCCTTTTAACCGGGAAGTGGCTGCGCCCTTTTTTGATCTGCTGGTTTCCGTTTATGGGGAATACTCGTTTGCGCTGGAGGTGCGTCACGAAAGTTGGTTGCAGCCCCAAAGTGTAGAATTGCTGCAACAGTATGATATCTCACTGGTGATCGCGCAATCTGCTATGCCTTTCCCTTATCATGAGCGCATTACGGCCCATGATGTTTACCTGCGGTTTCATGGCCCCGGGAAATTATATGCTTCGCGTTATGATGATGCAACCATGTTATCTTATGCGAAAAAATGTGCTCAGTGGATGAGCGGGGGGCATTCGATATGGGTGTTCTTTAATAACACTTTTCACGGGGATGCGCTTGAGAATGCCCGGTTGCTGGAACGGTATA